The proteins below come from a single Nitrosospira sp. Is2 genomic window:
- the radA gene encoding DNA repair protein RadA, translated as MAKSKSTYTCIECGGQTLKWQGQCPHCQAWNTLVEAVAERVAPRFAPVSETGQVQNLSEVDAGEEARYSTSIAEFDRVLGGGLVEGGVVLLGGDPGIGKSTLLLQALCHMSHMSPAREALYVSGEESARQVALRARRMALDAEAIHLLAEIRLERIQAVLTERRPGIAVIDSIQTIYSDALQSAPGSVAQVRECAAQLTRLAKASGTCMILVGHVTKEGSLAGPRVLEHMVDTVLYFEGDTHSSFRMIRAFKNRFGAVNELGVFAMTDKGLREVSNPSALFLSHHGGQVAGSCVMVTQEGTRPLLVEIQALVDEAHAPNPRRLSVGLEQNRLAMLLAVLHRHAGIACFDQDVFVNAVGGVKITEPGVDLAVLLAIVSSLKNKPLPEKTVVFGEVGLAGEVRPVQRGQERLKEAAKLGFVRAIVPKANLSKHAIPGIEIIAVERVEEAVAKMR; from the coding sequence ATGGCTAAAAGCAAATCCACGTACACCTGTATCGAATGCGGCGGTCAGACTCTCAAATGGCAGGGTCAGTGCCCGCATTGTCAGGCATGGAACACGCTGGTTGAGGCAGTTGCCGAGAGAGTTGCCCCGCGCTTCGCGCCGGTGTCGGAAACTGGGCAGGTACAGAACTTGAGCGAGGTAGATGCGGGAGAAGAGGCGCGTTATTCCACAAGCATAGCCGAGTTTGATCGCGTGCTGGGAGGCGGCCTGGTCGAGGGTGGGGTGGTATTGCTGGGAGGAGACCCCGGAATTGGCAAATCCACGCTGTTGCTGCAAGCGCTATGTCATATGTCCCATATGTCTCCCGCACGAGAGGCGTTGTATGTCAGCGGCGAAGAATCGGCTCGCCAAGTGGCGCTACGGGCAAGGCGCATGGCGCTGGATGCGGAAGCGATACACCTGTTGGCGGAGATCCGGTTGGAGCGTATTCAGGCAGTGCTGACCGAACGCAGACCCGGCATCGCGGTGATTGATTCGATACAGACGATTTATTCCGATGCGTTGCAATCCGCGCCCGGTTCCGTTGCTCAGGTCCGGGAATGTGCCGCCCAGTTGACGAGGCTGGCCAAGGCCAGCGGCACGTGCATGATTCTGGTTGGCCACGTCACCAAGGAAGGGTCACTGGCCGGCCCCCGGGTTCTCGAGCACATGGTGGACACCGTGCTATATTTCGAAGGGGACACCCACTCCAGTTTCCGCATGATTCGGGCTTTCAAGAACCGGTTTGGCGCGGTGAACGAGTTGGGCGTATTCGCCATGACGGACAAGGGCTTGCGTGAAGTCAGCAATCCTTCGGCTCTATTCCTTTCTCACCACGGCGGACAAGTCGCCGGTTCCTGTGTGATGGTAACCCAGGAAGGTACGCGTCCCCTGCTGGTGGAGATTCAGGCGCTGGTGGATGAGGCCCATGCGCCCAATCCAAGACGGCTGAGCGTTGGGCTGGAACAGAACCGTCTGGCAATGTTGCTGGCTGTGCTGCACCGCCACGCGGGCATTGCCTGCTTTGATCAGGATGTCTTCGTCAATGCGGTAGGAGGCGTAAAAATTACCGAGCCAGGGGTCGATCTAGCGGTATTGCTTGCGATTGTTTCGTCGCTTAAGAACAAGCCCTTGCCGGAGAAAACGGTGGTGTTTGGGGAAGTCGGCCTGGCGGGGGAAGTACGCCCGGTGCAGCGCGGCCAGGAACGACTGAAGGAAGCGGCTAAACTCGGGTTCGTGCGTGCGATCGTACCTAAAGCCAACCTATCTAAACACGCCATCCCAGGTATCGAGATTATTGCAGTGGAACGGGTGGAGGAAGCCGTGGCAAAAATGCGCTGA
- a CDS encoding sugar O-acetyltransferase, with amino-acid sequence MKTEKDKMLSGYLYNPHDPQLSDERRHARLLVKKLNDTRADQISERACLVKELIPAAGEGVWIEPPFYCDYGSNITLGDKVFFNFNCVVLDVAPIRIGSRVLFGPAVQVYAATHPLRAGDRMTGLELGRDIQIDDDVWIGGAAIICPGVRIGARSVVGAGSVVTKDIPEGVFAAGNLCRILREIEG; translated from the coding sequence ATGAAAACTGAAAAGGACAAAATGCTGAGTGGGTACCTCTACAATCCGCACGACCCACAACTATCCGATGAGCGCCGCCATGCCCGGCTTCTTGTTAAAAAACTCAACGATACCCGGGCCGATCAAATTAGCGAGCGTGCGTGCCTCGTTAAAGAACTCATACCCGCTGCAGGAGAGGGTGTCTGGATCGAGCCGCCTTTCTATTGCGACTATGGGAGCAATATTACATTAGGCGACAAGGTCTTCTTCAATTTCAATTGTGTTGTCCTCGATGTCGCTCCCATCCGTATAGGGTCGCGCGTGTTATTCGGGCCGGCTGTCCAGGTCTACGCAGCGACACACCCCTTGCGCGCTGGTGATCGCATGACCGGACTCGAACTCGGAAGGGATATTCAGATAGACGATGACGTATGGATAGGAGGTGCTGCCATCATATGCCCCGGTGTCCGGATCGGTGCAAGGTCTGTGGTAGGAGCGGGCAGTGTGGTGACAAAAGATATACCGGAAGGGGTATTTGCCGCTGGCAACCTATGCCGCATTTTGCGGGAAATCGAAGGATGA
- a CDS encoding MFS transporter: protein MNKSDEHTASPTTDASAWGPLGVPVFRAFWLTALGSNIGTWINGVASGWVMTDLSHSPVMVSLVQAAASLPMVLFALVAGALTDIVDRRRYLIATQLWMAVCAAMLTFLAAVDQLDPWNLLILTFALGIGASMAQPALSVTAPELVPRNMLPQAVALGSLSMNLSRSIGPAIAGLLLSQLGAWAAYSLNAVSFIGMMVMLWSWKRQPEERSLPPERFFQALRAGLRYAHRASPFRAVLIRTIAFILFTISAWALLPLIARNELAGGPATYGFLLTFVGIGAVAAVMILPRLQARISRDRLVLIASVVYALTMVALGTVRNEAVLYGVMIIAGAAWVTALSSLQVAAQVSVPAWVRGRALSLYIMVFSAGLTLGSLLWGWVAAHAGISAALLGSAAGAMLAALAVRGFSLGGPETPDLSPSFHWPHPPAASELDKDRGPVLVTIEYEIELEQREAFLDAMQQLGTMRRRDGAFSWGVFEDITVPGRYIELFQQDSWLDHLRQHARVTREDQRVQEIIHRFHIGSAAPRVSHFIGGAPKAFTDGSMETAP from the coding sequence GTGAATAAGTCGGACGAACATACCGCCTCGCCTACCACGGACGCCAGCGCCTGGGGCCCTTTGGGCGTGCCTGTGTTTCGGGCATTCTGGCTGACCGCGCTCGGTTCTAACATTGGCACCTGGATCAATGGGGTGGCATCGGGCTGGGTGATGACCGATCTGTCTCATTCGCCGGTAATGGTATCGCTGGTGCAGGCAGCCGCATCCTTGCCGATGGTACTGTTCGCGCTGGTTGCGGGGGCGCTTACCGATATTGTGGATCGGCGGCGTTATTTGATAGCCACCCAGCTATGGATGGCGGTTTGCGCGGCAATGCTGACTTTCCTGGCCGCGGTCGATCAGCTCGATCCCTGGAACCTGTTGATTCTGACGTTCGCGCTCGGAATTGGCGCGTCGATGGCGCAACCGGCGCTCAGCGTCACGGCGCCGGAACTCGTTCCCAGAAATATGCTGCCGCAAGCTGTTGCCCTGGGTTCGCTGTCGATGAACCTCTCGCGTTCCATCGGCCCGGCCATCGCCGGTCTGCTTCTATCGCAGCTTGGCGCATGGGCTGCATATAGCCTTAACGCAGTCTCATTCATCGGCATGATGGTGATGCTCTGGTCATGGAAAAGGCAGCCGGAGGAGCGATCGCTGCCGCCCGAGCGCTTCTTTCAGGCGCTGCGTGCCGGTTTGCGCTACGCGCACCGCGCTTCGCCGTTCCGTGCCGTGCTGATCCGTACCATCGCTTTTATTCTTTTCACCATCTCCGCATGGGCATTGCTCCCGCTGATTGCACGCAACGAACTCGCCGGCGGCCCCGCGACCTACGGATTTCTCCTGACCTTCGTCGGAATCGGCGCCGTAGCCGCAGTCATGATTTTACCGCGGCTACAGGCCCGCATTTCCCGTGACCGCCTGGTGCTTATCGCGAGCGTGGTCTACGCGCTGACCATGGTGGCGTTGGGAACGGTGCGCAACGAAGCCGTGTTGTATGGAGTGATGATCATTGCCGGCGCAGCTTGGGTCACGGCCCTGTCATCGCTGCAAGTCGCGGCACAGGTCTCGGTGCCGGCATGGGTACGAGGCCGTGCCCTGTCGTTGTACATCATGGTCTTTTCCGCCGGGCTTACGCTCGGCAGCCTGCTTTGGGGTTGGGTCGCGGCGCACGCAGGCATCTCCGCCGCGCTGCTGGGGTCGGCTGCGGGTGCGATGCTTGCAGCGCTGGCCGTGCGCGGATTCAGCCTCGGTGGTCCGGAGACGCCTGACCTGTCGCCGTCTTTCCATTGGCCACATCCCCCTGCGGCAAGCGAGCTGGATAAGGATCGCGGTCCCGTCCTGGTCACTATCGAATACGAGATTGAACTCGAGCAGCGTGAGGCCTTCCTGGATGCGATGCAGCAACTTGGCACGATGCGGCGGCGGGACGGTGCATTCAGCTGGGGTGTGTTTGAGGATATCACCGTACCGGGGCGGTATATCGAGCTGTTTCAGCAAGACTCATGGCTCGACCATTTGCGTCAGCACGCTCGGGTCACGCGCGAAGACCAGCGCGTCCAGGAAATCATTCACCGTTTTCATATTGGTAGCGCCGCCCCCAGGGTTTCACATTTTATCGGGGGCGCGCCCAAAGCGTTTACCGATGGCTCAATGGAAACCGCCCCATGA
- a CDS encoding pirin family protein, translated as MLELRRAQDRGHADHGWLNSWHSFSFADYQDPKHVQFRALRVINDDTVEPGRGFGTHGHRDMEIVSYVLDGALAHKDNMGNGSVIRPGNVQRMSAGTGVLHSEFNPSQTEQVHFLQIWFLPNAAGITPSYEEKYFRDEEKRGRLRLIASPDGSDGSVTIHADAKMFAGLLDGNERVEHSNAPDRYVYVQVARGEVSLNGVSLQTGDGAMLAGEERAVLDQGRNAEVLVFELA; from the coding sequence ATGTTGGAATTACGACGCGCGCAGGATCGCGGTCATGCCGACCATGGCTGGCTGAATTCCTGGCACAGCTTTTCCTTCGCGGATTATCAAGATCCCAAACATGTTCAGTTTCGCGCGCTACGCGTCATTAATGACGACACCGTGGAACCGGGCCGCGGTTTCGGCACCCACGGACACCGCGATATGGAAATCGTCAGCTATGTACTGGACGGCGCACTTGCACACAAGGACAACATGGGCAACGGTTCCGTTATTCGTCCAGGTAATGTGCAGCGGATGAGCGCCGGCACAGGTGTACTGCATAGCGAATTCAACCCATCACAAACCGAGCAAGTTCATTTCCTGCAAATATGGTTTCTGCCCAATGCGGCAGGCATTACCCCCAGCTATGAGGAAAAGTATTTCAGGGACGAGGAAAAACGCGGCAGGCTGCGCCTGATCGCGTCACCAGACGGCTCTGATGGTTCCGTGACAATCCATGCGGATGCGAAAATGTTTGCCGGCCTGCTGGATGGCAACGAACGGGTTGAGCATTCCAACGCACCAGACAGGTATGTCTACGTGCAGGTCGCGCGCGGCGAGGTATCGCTGAATGGTGTCTCTCTGCAGACTGGTGATGGCGCCATGCTCGCAGGCGAAGAGCGCGCGGTTCTTGACCAGGGCCGAAACGCGGAGGTGCTGGTTTTCGAGCTCGCGTAG
- the tilS gene encoding tRNA lysidine(34) synthetase TilS codes for MASSRKLKSNNISRKAENVLREQVRRGNRLFVGLSGGVDSVVLLDLLVPLSVQLPFELSAIHVNHGISPRADEWSRFCHHLCRSRGVPLETARLKINREPGVSLEAAAREERYRIFATLKADYVVLAQHLDDQAETLMLQLLRGAGVKGLSAMPVVRATRVAMKDTWQPNSGSASPARTSPYPLILRPLLEVSRREIEDYAQRHALQWITDESNDDTAFDRNFLRHEFFPMLEKRFPSYRKAFLRASGHFAEASALLDELAEVDSRECARTGSIEIECLRKLSFLRAKNLLRYMFARRGAILPSAAKLEDILRQLLFSGADAKLHVRFGNNEIRTFRGLLHIRETSAFPPIHWCMGWHGEKQLVLAELCGALKFTAAEGVGISLRKLTEYPVTVRLRRGGEGLRPDCKRPRRSLKNLLQEAAMPPWERKTLPLLFIGEQLACVPGLGVDCNFQAAPGEQALVVAWCPGVAVTGQ; via the coding sequence ATGGCAAGTTCAAGGAAGTTAAAATCAAATAACATTTCCCGCAAAGCCGAAAACGTGCTGCGTGAACAGGTCCGGCGAGGAAACCGGCTGTTCGTGGGGTTGAGCGGGGGCGTGGATTCGGTCGTGCTGCTGGATCTGCTCGTACCGCTATCTGTTCAACTTCCGTTTGAGCTTTCTGCCATTCACGTCAATCATGGCATCAGCCCGCGTGCCGACGAGTGGAGCCGCTTCTGCCATCATCTGTGCCGTTCGCGCGGCGTCCCGCTCGAAACCGCCAGGCTCAAAATCAACAGGGAACCCGGCGTCAGCCTTGAAGCCGCGGCGCGGGAAGAACGCTATCGCATATTTGCCACACTGAAGGCAGATTATGTGGTCCTGGCTCAGCATCTGGATGACCAGGCTGAAACCCTCATGCTGCAGTTGTTACGCGGCGCGGGCGTGAAAGGGCTGAGCGCCATGCCCGTCGTCAGGGCAACGCGTGTGGCGATGAAGGATACATGGCAACCGAACAGCGGGAGCGCGTCCCCCGCCCGAACCTCGCCCTACCCGCTGATTTTGCGGCCGCTGCTGGAAGTATCGCGCCGGGAGATCGAGGATTATGCTCAACGACATGCGTTGCAGTGGATAACCGATGAAAGCAACGATGATACGGCTTTTGATCGCAACTTCTTGCGCCACGAATTCTTTCCCATGCTGGAGAAACGTTTCCCTTCCTATCGCAAGGCTTTCCTTCGCGCAAGCGGGCATTTCGCGGAGGCATCCGCCCTACTGGATGAATTGGCCGAGGTCGATAGCAGGGAATGCGCCCGTACGGGAAGCATCGAGATCGAATGTTTGCGCAAGTTGAGTTTTCTTCGCGCCAAGAACCTGCTGCGCTACATGTTTGCCCGCAGGGGCGCGATACTGCCGAGCGCCGCAAAGCTGGAGGATATCCTGCGGCAACTGCTGTTTTCCGGGGCTGATGCGAAACTGCATGTGAGGTTCGGAAATAATGAAATACGCACATTCAGAGGCTTGCTACATATACGCGAAACAAGCGCATTTCCCCCCATCCACTGGTGCATGGGCTGGCACGGAGAGAAACAACTTGTTCTTGCCGAGTTGTGCGGGGCCTTGAAATTCACGGCTGCTGAAGGAGTGGGGATCAGCCTGCGTAAACTTACCGAATATCCCGTGACAGTTCGGTTGCGCAGAGGCGGGGAGGGCTTGCGACCGGATTGCAAACGGCCGCGCCGCAGTCTCAAGAACCTCTTGCAGGAGGCGGCGATGCCGCCATGGGAGCGAAAAACGCTTCCGCTGTTATTCATCGGGGAACAACTCGCCTGCGTGCCAGGGCTCGGGGTGGATTGCAACTTCCAGGCCGCGCCAGGGGAGCAGGCATTGGTCGTTGCCTGGTGCCCGGGCGTAGCCGTGACCGGACAGTAG
- a CDS encoding acetyl-CoA carboxylase carboxyltransferase subunit alpha: MKITFLDFEQPVAELEAKIEELRFAQEDSAVDISAEISRLQKKSQSLTTGIYAKLTPWQISQVARHPQRPYTLDYIRHLFTDFEELHGDRSFADDHAIVGGLARFLGQTVMVIGHQKGRDTKEKIHRNFGMPKPEGYRKALRLMRLAEKFSIPLFTFIDTPGAYPGIGAEERGQSEAIGRNLYVLAELKVPVICTIIGEGGSGGALAIAVGDRVQMLQYATYSVISPEGCASILWKSADKAPEAAEIMGITAHRLKTMGLIDKIISEPAGGAHRDYIATMHDVKMALEESLKHLQGHSPEALLERRFTRLMGYGKFKEVKIK; the protein is encoded by the coding sequence ATGAAAATCACCTTTCTGGATTTCGAGCAGCCTGTCGCTGAGCTTGAGGCAAAAATCGAGGAATTGCGCTTCGCCCAGGAAGATTCAGCGGTGGATATTTCAGCTGAAATTTCGCGTTTACAGAAGAAAAGCCAGTCACTTACCACCGGCATATACGCCAAGCTCACACCCTGGCAGATCTCGCAGGTTGCGCGACATCCCCAGCGGCCTTACACGCTTGACTACATCCGGCACCTGTTTACCGACTTCGAAGAGCTTCATGGCGATCGGAGTTTTGCCGATGACCATGCCATCGTCGGTGGGTTGGCGCGATTCCTGGGTCAAACGGTAATGGTCATTGGTCACCAGAAAGGCCGGGATACCAAGGAAAAGATCCATCGCAATTTTGGCATGCCCAAACCTGAAGGCTACCGGAAGGCGCTGCGCCTGATGCGCCTGGCTGAGAAGTTCTCCATCCCCTTGTTCACGTTCATCGATACCCCGGGAGCCTACCCGGGCATTGGCGCGGAGGAGCGCGGCCAATCGGAAGCGATCGGCCGGAACCTCTATGTTCTCGCGGAGCTTAAGGTTCCGGTCATTTGCACCATCATCGGAGAAGGCGGGTCTGGCGGAGCATTGGCAATTGCCGTAGGCGATAGGGTGCAGATGCTTCAATACGCCACATACTCCGTTATTTCTCCCGAGGGCTGCGCCTCTATCCTGTGGAAAAGCGCTGACAAGGCGCCCGAAGCTGCCGAAATCATGGGTATCACGGCTCATCGCCTCAAGACCATGGGATTGATCGACAAAATCATCAGCGAGCCCGCCGGCGGGGCCCATCGCGACTACATTGCGACGATGCATGACGTAAAGATGGCGCTCGAGGAATCGCTCAAGCACCTGCAAGGCCATTCCCCGGAGGCGTTGCTGGAGAGACGCTTCACCCGGTTGATGGGATATGGCAAGTTCAAGGAAGTTAAAATCAAATAA
- a CDS encoding ABC-F family ATPase has product MITTANVTMQFGARPLFENVSVKFGDSNRYGLIGANGCGKSTFMKILGGDLDPTSGNVSVDAGERVGKLRQDQFAFEHCLVIDTVMMGHAELWRVKEERDAIYANPDATEADYMHAADLEAHFAELDGYSAEARAGELLLGVGIPLSQHQGLMSAIAPGFKLRILLAQALFADPEILLLDEPTNNLDINTIRWLEDVINASRSTIVIISHDRHFLNSVCTHMADLDYGEIRIYPGNYDDYMIASTQVRERMVADNAKKKTQIAELQSFVSRFSANASKARQATSRARQIEKIKLEDIKPSSRQYPYIRFEMDEREKLHRLAVSVQSISKQFPGMEKPLFHKFSLNVEAGEKIAIIGPNGIGKTTLLRTIAADIAPDAGEVKWAEKARPGYFGQDHADDFEEDMSLTDWMTQWRGAGDDDQAVRSVLGRLLFSGDEVKKSVKVISGGEEGRMLFGKLMLKRNNVLLMDEPTNHLDMESIESLNAALEKYTGTLIFVSHDREFVSSLASRIVEMTSDGITDFKGNYEDYLGGQGVVSGSGFNSGNQAPKEKARMSSR; this is encoded by the coding sequence TTGATTACTACCGCTAACGTCACGATGCAATTCGGGGCACGACCCCTGTTCGAAAATGTTTCGGTCAAATTCGGTGACAGCAACCGTTACGGATTGATCGGCGCCAATGGCTGCGGCAAGTCGACCTTCATGAAAATACTGGGAGGCGACCTGGACCCGACCTCGGGCAATGTCAGCGTTGACGCCGGCGAACGTGTGGGCAAGTTGCGCCAGGATCAGTTCGCCTTCGAGCACTGCTTGGTGATCGACACCGTAATGATGGGGCACGCCGAGTTGTGGCGGGTGAAAGAGGAGCGGGACGCGATCTATGCGAACCCCGATGCCACCGAAGCCGACTACATGCACGCCGCCGATCTGGAGGCGCACTTCGCCGAGCTGGACGGTTACTCCGCCGAGGCGCGCGCAGGTGAACTGCTGTTGGGAGTGGGTATCCCGCTTTCACAACACCAGGGCTTGATGAGCGCAATCGCACCCGGCTTCAAGCTGCGCATATTGCTGGCACAAGCGTTGTTTGCCGATCCCGAGATTCTGCTGCTGGATGAACCGACGAACAACCTTGATATCAACACCATTCGCTGGCTGGAAGATGTTATCAACGCGAGCAGGAGCACAATCGTTATCATTTCCCATGACCGACATTTTCTTAATAGCGTCTGCACGCATATGGCGGATCTGGATTACGGCGAGATCCGCATCTACCCCGGAAATTACGACGACTACATGATCGCTTCCACTCAGGTGCGCGAACGCATGGTGGCTGACAATGCCAAGAAGAAAACGCAGATCGCGGAGCTGCAATCGTTCGTCAGCCGGTTTTCCGCCAATGCCTCCAAGGCACGGCAGGCCACCAGTCGGGCACGGCAGATCGAGAAGATAAAGCTGGAGGATATCAAGCCTTCCAGCCGCCAGTACCCATACATCCGGTTCGAGATGGATGAGCGCGAAAAATTGCACCGCCTGGCGGTATCCGTGCAAAGCATCAGCAAGCAGTTTCCGGGTATGGAAAAACCGCTGTTCCACAAGTTCAGTCTCAATGTGGAAGCAGGGGAGAAGATCGCGATTATCGGCCCCAACGGCATCGGCAAGACCACCCTGCTGCGCACTATCGCTGCGGATATCGCGCCGGACGCAGGCGAGGTGAAGTGGGCGGAAAAGGCTCGCCCCGGCTATTTTGGGCAAGACCACGCGGACGATTTCGAGGAAGACATGTCGCTCACTGACTGGATGACGCAATGGCGGGGTGCAGGGGACGATGATCAGGCTGTGCGCAGCGTTCTTGGGAGACTGCTGTTTTCCGGCGACGAAGTAAAAAAATCGGTGAAAGTCATATCCGGGGGCGAGGAAGGACGAATGTTGTTTGGCAAGCTCATGCTGAAAAGAAACAATGTGCTGCTGATGGATGAGCCCACGAACCATCTCGATATGGAATCGATCGAGTCGCTCAATGCGGCGCTGGAGAAATACACGGGCACGTTGATCTTTGTTTCCCATGATCGGGAATTCGTTTCTTCGCTCGCGTCGCGTATTGTTGAAATGACATCGGATGGAATCACGGACTTCAAGGGTAACTACGAAGACTATCTGGGTGGCCAGGGCGTCGTGTCCGGTTCCGGCTTTAATAGCGGAAATCAGGCGCCAAAGGAAAAGGCGCGCATGTCGTCAAGATAA
- the ampD gene encoding 1,6-anhydro-N-acetylmuramyl-L-alanine amidase AmpD produces MQTDPAICPSNVRFIPSPNFDERPPGCEINLLVIHNISLPPDEFGGDGVIDLFTNRIEPDTHPYYRSICGLKVSAHFFIRRNGETIQFVPCEKRAWHAGESCWQGRSRCNDYSIGIELEGSDSVPFTDIQYASLAALTRALQQRYPIVEIAGHSDVAPGRKTDPGPCFDWGRYRALLSDR; encoded by the coding sequence ATGCAGACTGATCCAGCGATTTGCCCGAGCAACGTCCGCTTTATTCCTTCTCCCAATTTTGATGAGCGCCCGCCCGGGTGTGAAATAAACCTGCTGGTCATCCACAACATCAGCCTCCCGCCGGATGAGTTTGGCGGCGATGGGGTGATTGATCTCTTCACCAACCGGATCGAGCCCGACACGCATCCCTATTATCGGTCCATATGCGGACTCAAGGTTTCAGCTCACTTTTTCATACGCCGGAATGGCGAAACCATTCAGTTCGTTCCGTGCGAGAAGCGCGCGTGGCATGCAGGTGAATCCTGCTGGCAGGGCAGGAGCCGGTGCAACGATTATTCGATCGGTATAGAGCTGGAGGGGAGCGACAGCGTTCCGTTTACCGACATTCAGTACGCTTCGCTGGCGGCGCTGACCCGTGCGCTACAACAGCGCTATCCTATTGTGGAGATAGCCGGGCACTCAGATGTCGCGCCGGGGCGCAAGACCGACCCCGGCCCCTGTTTCGACTGGGGGCGTTACCGCGCGCTGCTCTCGGACCGTTGA
- a CDS encoding PP0621 family protein, with product MGRILFFALIIVVVFWIIRSYRRSLKKREEAHEEPRSLEGEDMVRCVHCGVHLPRSESITSEGEFFCSDEHRRLHLKL from the coding sequence GTGGGTAGAATTCTTTTCTTCGCTCTTATTATCGTCGTTGTTTTCTGGATAATAAGAAGCTACCGACGGTCGCTCAAAAAGCGTGAAGAAGCGCATGAGGAGCCGCGCTCCCTGGAGGGAGAGGATATGGTTCGGTGCGTCCACTGTGGCGTACATCTGCCGAGGAGTGAAAGCATCACATCCGAAGGGGAATTTTTTTGTAGCGATGAGCATCGCCGCCTGCACCTGAAGTTATAA
- the ispB gene encoding octaprenyl diphosphate synthase, translating into MSIERIRSLIAQDMVAVDTVIREKLYSDVALIRQVSEYIINSGGKRLRPALVILSAGAFNYAGKHHYNLAAIVEFIHTATLLHDDVVDASELRRSKATANALFGNSASVLVGDFLYSRAFQMMVEVDSMRVMRVLADATNTIAEGEVLQLLNCRDPDVDEENYLRVIRYKTAKLFEAATRLGAILGNATMAEEEAIAAYGMHLGTAFQLTDDMLDYSGDYQETGKNLGDDLAEGKPTLPLIYAMKAGSSAQAAIIRNAIEKGGEGGFQPILDVIQQTGALDYARQRAQSESETASRTIASLPDSDYKECLLQLSTFAVARNY; encoded by the coding sequence GTGTCGATTGAACGTATCAGAAGCCTTATCGCCCAGGATATGGTCGCGGTGGATACTGTTATCCGCGAGAAACTCTACTCCGATGTGGCGCTCATCCGCCAGGTAAGCGAATACATTATCAATAGCGGGGGAAAACGCCTGCGGCCCGCGCTGGTAATTCTCTCGGCCGGTGCATTCAACTACGCTGGCAAGCATCACTACAATCTTGCCGCCATCGTCGAATTCATCCATACCGCCACGTTGCTGCACGACGACGTCGTCGACGCGTCCGAATTGCGGCGCAGCAAGGCGACGGCAAATGCCCTGTTCGGCAATTCCGCCAGTGTGCTGGTCGGAGATTTTTTATATTCACGCGCATTCCAGATGATGGTCGAGGTGGACAGCATGCGCGTCATGCGGGTGCTGGCCGATGCCACGAATACGATCGCGGAGGGCGAGGTATTGCAGTTGCTCAACTGCCGCGACCCTGACGTGGATGAGGAGAACTATCTGCGCGTGATCCGTTATAAAACCGCGAAACTGTTCGAGGCGGCAACCCGTCTGGGGGCAATCCTGGGCAACGCCACCATGGCGGAGGAGGAGGCGATTGCCGCTTACGGGATGCATCTCGGCACAGCATTTCAGTTGACGGATGACATGCTGGACTACTCGGGGGATTATCAGGAAACGGGCAAGAATCTGGGCGATGACCTGGCCGAAGGCAAGCCCACCCTGCCGCTCATCTATGCCATGAAAGCGGGATCGAGCGCCCAGGCTGCAATAATACGCAACGCGATAGAGAAGGGCGGCGAGGGAGGCTTTCAGCCCATCCTGGACGTCATCCAGCAGACCGGCGCACTGGATTACGCCCGGCAGCGGGCGCAATCCGAATCCGAAACTGCATCCAGAACGATCGCGTCATTGCCCGATTCCGATTACAAGGAATGCCTGTTACAGCTCAGCACTTTTGCAGTAGCAAGAAATTATTAG
- the rplU gene encoding 50S ribosomal protein L21, producing the protein MYAIIKTGGKQYRVENGLKLKIEQIPADIGSEVVIDQVLLISDGDNISMGKPVLSGASVTATVLKQGRHDKIRIFKMRRRKHYQKHQGHRQNYTEIEIKDISA; encoded by the coding sequence ATGTATGCAATTATAAAAACGGGCGGCAAGCAATACCGCGTCGAGAACGGGCTAAAGCTCAAGATTGAACAGATACCTGCAGATATAGGTAGCGAAGTTGTGATCGACCAGGTGTTATTGATCTCGGATGGCGACAATATTTCAATGGGCAAGCCTGTGTTGAGCGGCGCCTCGGTGACCGCCACCGTGCTGAAACAGGGCAGGCACGACAAGATACGCATTTTCAAAATGCGGCGGCGCAAACACTATCAGAAACATCAAGGACACCGGCAGAATTACACCGAAATTGAGATCAAAGATATTTCGGCATAG